In a genomic window of Muntiacus reevesi chromosome 1, mMunRee1.1, whole genome shotgun sequence:
- the PPAN gene encoding suppressor of SWI4 1 homolog isoform X1, translating to MGQSGRSRHQKRARAQAHLRNLEAYAAQPHSFVFARGRVGRSVQQLSMDLRRVMEPLTATRLQIRKKNSLKDCVAVAGPLGVTHFLIVSKTETNVYFKLMRLPGGPTLTFRINKYTLVRDVVSSLRRHRMHEQQFAHPPLLVLNSFGPHGMHVKLMATMFQNLFPSINVHKVNLNTIKRCLLINYNPDSQELDFRHYSIKVVPVGASRGMKKLLQEKFPNMSRLQDISELLATGAGLSESEAEPDGEHNITELPQAVAGRGNMRAQQSAVRLTEIGPRMTLELIKIQEGVGEGNVLFHRLVHKTEEELQAILAAKEEKLRLKAQRQDQQAQNIRRKREQREAHKKKSLAGMKRARAEADGDSDAEDPGAPPEAEGTNQQEEEEDEAEYFRQAVGEEPDEDMFPKAAKRRRPAGPPGKKHRLKERKLDRGSDRRSQKAKGRGPGTQAKVGPRRPARNHGQGRPRPPKRAT from the exons ATGGGACAGTCGGGAAGG TCCCGGCACCAGAAGCGCGCGCGCGCCCAGGCCCATCTCCGGAACCTCGAAGCCTATGCCGCGCAGCCGCACTCGTTCGTGTTCGCTCGGGGCCGCGTGGGTCGCAGCGTCCAGCAGCTCAGTATGGACTTGAGGCGGGTCATGGAGCCGCTCACCGCCACCCGCCTGCAG ATAAGGAAGAAAAACTCTCTGAAAGATTGTGTAGCAGTGGCTGGGCCCCTTGGGGTCACACACTTCCTGATCGTGAGCAAAACAGAGACCAACGTCTACTTT AAACTGATGCGTCTCCCAGGAGGCCCTACCCTGACCTTCCGGATCAACAAG TATACGTTGGTGCGTGATGTGGTCTCCTCGCTACGCCGGCACCGCATGCATGAGCAGCAGTTTGCCCACCCACCCCTCCTGGTGCTCAACAGCTTTGGCCCCCATGGCATGCACGTGAAGCTCATGGCCACCATGTTCCAGAACCTGTTCCCCTCCATCAACGTGCATAAG GTGAACCTGAACACCATCAAGCGTTGCCTTCTCATCAACTACAACCCTGACTCCCAGGAGCTGGATTTCCGTCACTA caGCATCAAGGTGGTCCCTGTGGGTGCCAGTCGTGGGATGAAGAAGCTTCTCCAGGAGAAGTTCCCCAACATGAGTCGCCTGCAGGACATCAGTGAACTGCTGGCCAC GGGTGCAGGGCTGTCGGAGAGCGAGGCAGAACCTGACGGCGAGCACAACAtcacagagctgccacaggctgTGGCGGGGCGAGGCAACATGCGGGCCCAGCAGAGCGCCGTGCGGCTCACGGAG ATTGGGCCTCGGATGACGCTGGAGCTCATCAAGATCCAAGAGGGGGTCGGAGAGGGCAACGTGCTGTTTCACAGGCTCG TGCACAAAACCGAGGAGGAGCTGCAGGCCATCCTGGCTGCCAAGGAGGAGAAGCTCCGGCTCAAGGCCCAGAGACAGGACCAGCAGGCCCAGAACATTCGGCGCAAGCGGGAGCAGCGAGAGGCTCACAA gaagaagagcctggcgggcatgAAGCGGGCGCGGGCAGAGGCCGATGGGGATAGCGATGCAGAGGACCCCGGGGCCCCGCCAGAGGCAGAGGGGACCAACCagcaagaggaagaagaggatgaggcTGAGTATTTCCGCCAGGCTGTGGGCGAGGAGCCTGATGAAG ATATGTTTCCAAAGGCAGCCAAGAGGAGGCGGCCTGCTGGGCCCCCAGGCAAGAAGCATCGGCTGAAGGAACGGAAGCTGGACCGAGGCAGTGACCGGAGATCTCAAAAGGCCAAGGGCAGGGGCCCAGGGACCCAGGCCAAAGTGGGACCCAGGAGGCCTGCCAGGAACCATGGGCAAGGTCGACCTCGGCCACCCAAGAGAGCAACCTGA
- the PPAN gene encoding suppressor of SWI4 1 homolog isoform X2 — MMTLVPLSCHDSGFKKLMRLPGGPTLTFRINKYTLVRDVVSSLRRHRMHEQQFAHPPLLVLNSFGPHGMHVKLMATMFQNLFPSINVHKVNLNTIKRCLLINYNPDSQELDFRHYSIKVVPVGASRGMKKLLQEKFPNMSRLQDISELLATGAGLSESEAEPDGEHNITELPQAVAGRGNMRAQQSAVRLTEIGPRMTLELIKIQEGVGEGNVLFHRLVHKTEEELQAILAAKEEKLRLKAQRQDQQAQNIRRKREQREAHKKKSLAGMKRARAEADGDSDAEDPGAPPEAEGTNQQEEEEDEAEYFRQAVGEEPDEDMFPKAAKRRRPAGPPGKKHRLKERKLDRGSDRRSQKAKGRGPGTQAKVGPRRPARNHGQGRPRPPKRAT, encoded by the exons ATGATGACCCTTGTGCCTCTGAGCTGCCATGATTCTGGCTTCAAA AAACTGATGCGTCTCCCAGGAGGCCCTACCCTGACCTTCCGGATCAACAAG TATACGTTGGTGCGTGATGTGGTCTCCTCGCTACGCCGGCACCGCATGCATGAGCAGCAGTTTGCCCACCCACCCCTCCTGGTGCTCAACAGCTTTGGCCCCCATGGCATGCACGTGAAGCTCATGGCCACCATGTTCCAGAACCTGTTCCCCTCCATCAACGTGCATAAG GTGAACCTGAACACCATCAAGCGTTGCCTTCTCATCAACTACAACCCTGACTCCCAGGAGCTGGATTTCCGTCACTA caGCATCAAGGTGGTCCCTGTGGGTGCCAGTCGTGGGATGAAGAAGCTTCTCCAGGAGAAGTTCCCCAACATGAGTCGCCTGCAGGACATCAGTGAACTGCTGGCCAC GGGTGCAGGGCTGTCGGAGAGCGAGGCAGAACCTGACGGCGAGCACAACAtcacagagctgccacaggctgTGGCGGGGCGAGGCAACATGCGGGCCCAGCAGAGCGCCGTGCGGCTCACGGAG ATTGGGCCTCGGATGACGCTGGAGCTCATCAAGATCCAAGAGGGGGTCGGAGAGGGCAACGTGCTGTTTCACAGGCTCG TGCACAAAACCGAGGAGGAGCTGCAGGCCATCCTGGCTGCCAAGGAGGAGAAGCTCCGGCTCAAGGCCCAGAGACAGGACCAGCAGGCCCAGAACATTCGGCGCAAGCGGGAGCAGCGAGAGGCTCACAA gaagaagagcctggcgggcatgAAGCGGGCGCGGGCAGAGGCCGATGGGGATAGCGATGCAGAGGACCCCGGGGCCCCGCCAGAGGCAGAGGGGACCAACCagcaagaggaagaagaggatgaggcTGAGTATTTCCGCCAGGCTGTGGGCGAGGAGCCTGATGAAG ATATGTTTCCAAAGGCAGCCAAGAGGAGGCGGCCTGCTGGGCCCCCAGGCAAGAAGCATCGGCTGAAGGAACGGAAGCTGGACCGAGGCAGTGACCGGAGATCTCAAAAGGCCAAGGGCAGGGGCCCAGGGACCCAGGCCAAAGTGGGACCCAGGAGGCCTGCCAGGAACCATGGGCAAGGTCGACCTCGGCCACCCAAGAGAGCAACCTGA